From Candidatus Binataceae bacterium, one genomic window encodes:
- the pyrH gene encoding UMP kinase: MAPERPSPGPPPLGAAPGGQPRYARVLLKLSGEALATAAGGGIDHQMLARVAAELKEVVALGVQLTVVIGAGNLLRGSEYQARGMDRTTADHMGMLATVINALALQDALERCAATTRVMSAINIQAVCEPYIRRRAIRHLEKGRVVIFAAGTGNPYFTTDSAASLRALEVGAQILLKASHHVDGVYDRDPMLDHAAQRFDHLTYLDILSRNLKVMDSTAISMCRDNNLPVLVFNLRKGGNIKRAVMGEQIGTLVSES, encoded by the coding sequence ATGGCGCCGGAACGGCCTAGTCCGGGCCCGCCCCCGCTCGGTGCTGCGCCTGGGGGGCAACCGCGCTATGCGCGGGTCTTGCTCAAGCTGTCGGGCGAAGCGCTGGCCACTGCCGCCGGCGGCGGAATCGATCACCAGATGCTGGCGCGAGTGGCGGCGGAACTCAAGGAAGTTGTCGCCTTGGGGGTTCAGTTGACGGTGGTGATCGGCGCCGGCAATTTGCTGCGCGGCAGTGAATACCAGGCGCGCGGGATGGATCGCACCACTGCCGACCACATGGGAATGTTGGCCACCGTGATCAACGCCTTGGCTCTGCAGGACGCCTTGGAGCGCTGCGCTGCTACCACCCGGGTGATGTCGGCGATTAACATTCAGGCGGTCTGCGAGCCCTACATCCGCCGCCGCGCCATCCGCCATCTGGAGAAGGGGCGCGTGGTGATTTTCGCGGCCGGCACCGGTAATCCCTATTTCACCACCGATAGCGCAGCCAGTCTGCGGGCGCTGGAAGTGGGGGCCCAGATCCTGCTCAAAGCTAGCCATCACGTCGATGGGGTGTACGACCGTGACCCGATGCTGGACCACGCGGCCCAGCGCTTCGACCATCTAACTTATCTCGATATCCTGAGTCGCAACCTCAAGGTGATGGATTCCACAGCCATCTCGATGTGTCGCGACAACAATCTGCCGGTGCTGGTTTTCAATTTGCGCAAAGGCGGTAATATTAAACGGGCGGTGATGGGCGAGCAGATCGGAACCTTGGTCAGCGAGAGCTAA
- the tsf gene encoding translation elongation factor Ts, translating into MAEVNAAVVKQLREKTGAGVMDCKRALAECSGQLEQAVVWLREKGIAGAAKRAGRVASDGTIGAYIHTGGKLGVLLEVNCETDFVAKTPEFQNLVKELAMQVAATNPRAVRREEIPPSVIEQERQIYAAQSAGKPAPVVDKIVEGKLEKFYREVCLLEQGYMRDPARTVSELIAEYSATVGEKIEVRRFIRFQLGETASEGSDGAGTA; encoded by the coding sequence ATGGCCGAAGTAAACGCCGCGGTTGTCAAGCAATTGCGGGAGAAGACGGGTGCCGGGGTGATGGATTGCAAGCGCGCCCTGGCCGAATGCTCGGGCCAGCTTGAGCAGGCGGTGGTGTGGCTGCGGGAAAAGGGGATCGCGGGCGCGGCCAAGCGTGCCGGCCGAGTGGCCTCCGATGGTACGATTGGCGCCTATATCCATACCGGCGGCAAGCTGGGGGTGCTGCTGGAAGTCAATTGCGAAACCGATTTTGTGGCTAAGACCCCGGAATTTCAGAATTTGGTCAAGGAACTGGCCATGCAGGTGGCGGCCACCAACCCGCGCGCGGTGCGGCGTGAGGAAATTCCCCCCAGCGTGATCGAGCAGGAGCGGCAGATCTACGCCGCCCAATCGGCCGGCAAGCCGGCGCCTGTGGTGGACAAAATCGTGGAAGGCAAGCTGGAAAAATTCTACCGTGAAGTCTGCCTCCTGGAGCAGGGCTACATGCGCGATCCGGCCCGTACGGTGTCCGAACTGATCGCCGAGTATTCGGCTACGGTAGGGGAGAAGATCGAGGTGCGCCGGTTCATCCGCTTCCAACTGGGCGAGACTGCCAGCGAGGGTTCGGATGGCGCCGGAACGGCCTAG
- the frr gene encoding ribosome recycling factor: protein MKDEVLAQAHKDMEAAVAAFRHELSRVRTGRASTALLEGLLVNYHGAKVQLRQLAALAAPEARLLVVTPYDRSAMHEIEKAIQQASELGLVPQNDGKLIRIPIPPQTEQSRRETARHIHKIAEAYRVSIRNHRRDANDLLKDLHKEKQITDDDLRSAEAKVQQYTGEFIEKLDQVLAAKEAEVMEV, encoded by the coding sequence ATGAAGGATGAAGTGCTAGCGCAAGCCCACAAAGACATGGAAGCGGCAGTGGCCGCCTTCCGCCATGAGCTGTCGCGGGTGCGTACCGGGCGGGCCTCTACGGCGCTGCTGGAAGGGTTGCTGGTCAATTACCACGGGGCCAAGGTGCAACTGCGCCAATTGGCCGCACTGGCCGCGCCCGAGGCCCGACTGCTGGTAGTGACGCCCTATGATCGGAGCGCGATGCATGAGATTGAAAAGGCGATCCAGCAGGCCAGCGAGCTGGGTCTGGTGCCACAAAACGACGGCAAGTTGATTCGCATCCCGATTCCGCCGCAAACCGAGCAGAGCCGGCGCGAGACCGCCCGCCATATCCACAAGATCGCCGAGGCGTATCGAGTTTCTATTCGTAACCATCGGCGCGACGCCAACGATCTGCTCAAGGATCTGCATAAGGAAAAGCAGATCACCGACGATGATTTGCGTAGCGCCGAGGCCAAGGTCCAGCAGTACACCGGCGAATTTATCGAAAAGCTCGATCAGGTGTTGGCCGCCAAAGAGGCCGAGGTCATGGAGGTTTGA
- a CDS encoding isoprenyl transferase translates to MSELPLSEFPDLVLDAARLPRHVAIVMDGNGRWATQRGLPRLEGHRRGKDSVRAIIDAARELGIQFLTLFAFSNENWHRPGTEVRFLMQLLHRYLVTETKRLTKRDIRLIALGDCSRLPSAVHQALAQTIEYTAGNRSMTLALALSYSGQQDVVRAARQLATAVAEGRLRVDEIDERMVANQLDTAGLPDPDLLIRTSGELRLSNFFLYQLSYTELYFTDTLWPDFRARDFLLALRAYQRRERRFGAIEPSAGQPLRAAN, encoded by the coding sequence TTGTCGGAATTGCCGCTGAGTGAGTTTCCCGACTTGGTGTTGGACGCCGCGCGCCTTCCCCGCCATGTCGCGATCGTAATGGATGGCAATGGTCGCTGGGCCACCCAGCGCGGCCTGCCGCGCCTGGAAGGCCATCGGCGTGGCAAGGACTCGGTGCGCGCCATTATCGATGCCGCGCGCGAGCTGGGTATCCAGTTCCTGACCTTGTTCGCCTTCTCCAATGAGAATTGGCACCGGCCCGGCACCGAGGTGCGCTTCTTGATGCAGCTCCTGCATCGCTACCTGGTCACCGAGACCAAGCGCCTAACCAAGCGCGACATCCGCCTAATCGCGCTGGGGGATTGCTCGCGGCTCCCCTCGGCGGTCCATCAGGCCCTCGCCCAGACGATCGAATACACCGCCGGCAATCGCTCGATGACCCTGGCCCTGGCCTTGTCATACAGCGGCCAGCAGGATGTCGTGCGCGCGGCCCGCCAACTGGCTACCGCGGTCGCCGAAGGGCGTCTGCGGGTGGATGAAATTGACGAGCGGATGGTGGCCAATCAGCTTGATACCGCCGGCTTGCCCGACCCCGATCTGCTGATCCGGACCTCGGGCGAACTGCGCTTATCCAATTTTTTCCTCTATCAACTCTCCTACACTGAGCTCTACTTTACCGATACTTTATGGCCCGACTTTCGTGCCCGGGATTTTCTTCTCGCTTTGCGCGCCTACCAGCGTCGCGAGCGGCGCTTTGGAGCGATCGAACCATCGGCCGGACAGCCTTTGCGTGCCGCTAACTAG
- the rpsB gene encoding 30S ribosomal protein S2: MTEISMKQLLEAGVHFGHQTSRWNPKMKPYIFGARNGIHIIDLQQTVRMFRAAYDFVRDLAAAGGSVLFVGTKKQAQDIIREEAERAGMFYVNNRWLGGMLTNFQTIRASIERLKKVEEHMVDPAMINALTKKEMSDLGREHTKLMATLGGIKNMRRLPDALVVIDTKKEEIAVAEANRLSIPVVAVVDTNCDPDLIAYRVPGNDDAIRAIKLFTAAMADAVLEGRQLQEERQKGQADLSGGDSGAVAPEPEAPQIV; this comes from the coding sequence ATGACTGAAATCAGCATGAAACAGCTTCTGGAGGCCGGGGTCCATTTTGGCCACCAGACCAGCCGCTGGAATCCGAAGATGAAACCCTACATCTTCGGCGCCCGCAACGGCATCCATATCATCGACTTGCAGCAGACCGTGCGGATGTTTCGGGCCGCCTACGACTTCGTGCGCGATCTGGCGGCGGCGGGCGGCAGCGTGCTGTTCGTGGGTACCAAGAAGCAAGCCCAGGACATCATCCGCGAAGAGGCGGAACGAGCCGGCATGTTTTATGTCAACAACCGCTGGTTGGGCGGGATGTTGACTAACTTTCAGACCATCCGCGCTTCTATCGAACGGCTCAAGAAGGTCGAGGAGCACATGGTCGATCCCGCGATGATCAACGCCTTGACTAAAAAAGAGATGAGCGACCTGGGGCGTGAGCATACTAAGCTGATGGCGACCCTGGGCGGGATCAAGAATATGCGCCGGCTGCCCGACGCGCTGGTCGTCATCGACACCAAGAAGGAAGAGATTGCGGTAGCCGAAGCTAACCGACTCAGTATTCCGGTAGTGGCGGTGGTGGACACCAATTGCGATCCCGATCTGATCGCCTACCGGGTGCCGGGCAACGACGACGCCATCCGCGCCATCAAACTATTTACGGCGGCGATGGCGGATGCGGTTTTGGAAGGACGCCAGCTCCAGGAAGAACGGCAGAAGGGGCAAGCCGATCTGAGCGGTGGAGACAGTGGCGCGGTGGCGCCCGAGCCTGAAGCGCCCCAAATCGTCTGA
- a CDS encoding phosphatidate cytidylyltransferase has translation MPLTRIATAAVALPLFVLLIWLVPAPIFSALAALATMWGVHEVLAMGVRPAVSVRISVAITTLVAMAALLIGGGTLCWPLAWLAAVAGGVMVAMVEWGGRRPQKLVVVLGSLYVAIALPYLALVRNRPQGWRWLLLMVAIVVATDSAAYAAGSRWGRRKLLARVSPGKTLEGALGGLTGGLLAGLVLSQVFGVGWEPWWRTAGLALAISAVSQAGDLAESALKRLRGAKDSGRLFPGHGGLLDRADSLMLAALFTYYTVR, from the coding sequence GTGCCGCTAACTAGGATCGCCACCGCAGCGGTCGCGCTGCCGCTGTTTGTCCTGTTGATCTGGCTGGTACCCGCGCCAATCTTCAGCGCGCTGGCCGCCTTGGCGACGATGTGGGGCGTGCATGAGGTGCTGGCGATGGGTGTACGGCCGGCAGTGTCGGTCAGGATATCAGTGGCCATCACGACGCTGGTGGCCATGGCCGCCTTGCTGATTGGTGGCGGGACGCTTTGCTGGCCCTTGGCTTGGCTTGCGGCTGTGGCGGGGGGCGTGATGGTCGCGATGGTTGAGTGGGGAGGCCGTCGGCCGCAAAAGCTAGTCGTGGTCCTGGGCAGCCTGTATGTCGCAATCGCCTTGCCCTACCTCGCGCTGGTGCGTAATCGGCCTCAGGGCTGGCGCTGGCTGTTGTTGATGGTAGCAATCGTGGTGGCCACCGACTCGGCGGCCTACGCCGCGGGCAGCCGCTGGGGCCGGCGCAAATTGCTGGCGCGGGTAAGTCCTGGCAAAACGCTCGAAGGCGCGTTGGGTGGTTTGACCGGGGGTCTGCTGGCTGGTTTGGTGTTAAGTCAGGTTTTTGGTGTAGGCTGGGAGCCATGGTGGCGGACGGCGGGATTGGCGCTTGCGATAAGCGCTGTCAGCCAGGCCGGAGACTTGGCCGAGTCGGCCCTCAAGCGGTTGCGAGGAGCCAAAGACTCGGGGCGGCTGTTCCCCGGCCATGGGGGGCTGCTGGATCGCGCCGACAGTCTGATGCTGGCGGCGTTGTTTACCTATTATACGGTTCGCTGA